One window of the Clostridium sp. MB40-C1 genome contains the following:
- the infC gene encoding translation initiation factor IF-3 produces MNIKKDSLINEEIREKEVRIIDDEGQQLGVMSSKEALQLAEEKELDLVLISPNANPPVCRIMDFNKYLYEQAKKVKEAKKKQKTVSIKEIRLSPTIEEHDIGIKANHARKFLMGEDKVKVTVRFRGREADHSYKGHEILKAFLSKIEDICVVEKAAKLEGRNMVMVLAPKRA; encoded by the coding sequence ATTAATATAAAAAAAGATAGTCTAATAAACGAAGAGATCAGAGAAAAAGAAGTAAGAATTATAGACGATGAAGGACAACAATTAGGAGTAATGAGTTCTAAGGAAGCATTACAACTTGCAGAAGAAAAAGAACTTGATTTGGTTTTAATATCACCAAATGCTAATCCACCTGTTTGTAGAATAATGGACTTTAATAAGTACCTTTATGAGCAAGCAAAAAAAGTTAAAGAAGCTAAGAAAAAGCAAAAAACTGTTAGCATAAAAGAGATCAGATTGAGCCCTACTATAGAGGAGCATGATATAGGAATAAAAGCTAATCATGCTAGAAAATTCCTAATGGGTGAAGATAAAGTTAAAGTTACTGTGAGATTTAGAGGTAGAGAAGCAGACCATTCTTACAAAGGTCATGAAATTCTAAAAGCCTTTTTATCAAAAATAGAAGATATTTGTGTTGTTGAAAAAGCAGCAAAACTTGAAGGAAGAAACATGGTAATGGTATTAGCTCCAAAGAGAGCTTAG
- the rpmI gene encoding 50S ribosomal protein L35: protein MPKMKTHRGAAKRFKKTGSGKLKRAKAFKSHILTKKSSKTKRNLRKGTLVSETQVKAMKKLLPYL from the coding sequence ATGCCAAAAATGAAAACACATAGAGGAGCCGCAAAGAGATTTAAGAAAACAGGAAGCGGAAAACTTAAGAGAGCTAAAGCTTTCAAAAGCCACATCTTAACTAAGAAGAGCTCAAAAACAAAGAGAAATCTTAGAAAAGGTACTCTTGTATCTGAAACACAAGTAAAAGCAATGAAGAAATTATTACCATACTTATAA
- a CDS encoding ABC-2 transporter permease, with translation MLNLIIKDFKITKKINVIFFIYALGMAFVAIKSQAKHPGTLYIMSLILIVYISLLYANGYDGKYKIHIALNSMPVKKKNIVFSKYLSMIVYLAFYFLVMFIGSNVFGIIFNNTDNVISIWDFVICFNAMTIFYALYYPLYYKVNKDKLAMLNFGIYITVLIIPTLFTKFMKSSLGHTFLMSVSRVNNINTIHLIFLLVAIVLQIISVEISFRIYSRKEFY, from the coding sequence GTGTTGAATCTAATTATTAAAGATTTTAAAATAACAAAGAAGATAAATGTAATATTTTTTATATACGCATTAGGTATGGCTTTTGTAGCAATAAAATCTCAAGCTAAGCATCCAGGAACACTTTATATAATGTCACTTATATTAATTGTGTATATCTCTCTTTTGTATGCTAATGGATATGATGGGAAATATAAAATTCATATTGCTTTAAATAGTATGCCTGTAAAGAAAAAAAATATAGTATTCTCAAAATATTTATCTATGATAGTCTATTTAGCTTTCTATTTTCTAGTTATGTTTATAGGAAGTAATGTGTTTGGGATAATATTTAATAATACAGATAATGTTATATCAATATGGGATTTTGTAATTTGTTTTAATGCGATGACTATATTTTATGCTTTATACTATCCTTTATACTATAAAGTGAACAAAGATAAATTAGCTATGTTGAACTTTGGTATTTATATAACAGTTTTAATAATTCCTACTTTATTTACAAAGTTTATGAAATCCAGTTTAGGTCATACTTTTCTAATGAGTGTATCAAGAGTAAATAATATAAACACTATCCATTTAATTTTCCTTTTAGTTGCAATAGTTTTGCAGATTATTTCCGTGGAAATATCTTTTAGAATTTATTCAAGAAAAGAATTTTATTAG
- the thrS gene encoding threonine--tRNA ligase — protein sequence MIKVTLKDGKVLEVEKGSKVSEIACKISSSLRKKALGAMINGERVELMTEVNEDCDLSILTFEDADGKWILRHTGSHILAQAVKRLYPDVKLAIGPAIDSGFYYDFDADFSFTPEILEKIEKEMEKIVKENLQLERFELPREEAIKFMKEKGEDYKVELIEDLPEDAVISFYRQGDFVDLCAGPHVPSTKDVKTIKLLSVAGAYWRGDEKNKMLQRIYGTAFTKKSELEEYIHMLEEAKKRDHRKLGKELGLFVIPDEGPGFPLFLPKGVELKNKLLEYWRDVHRKAGYVEIETPIILNRKLWETSGHWYHYKENMYTLLIDEEDYAIKPMNCPGGMLAYRTQIHSYRDFPMRVAELGRVHRHELSGALHGLMRVRAFTQDDAHIFMLPEQIKEEIMGVAKLIDEVYKTFGFKYHVELSTRPEDSMGTDEEWAIAENGLKEALEEIGLEYIVNEGDGAFYGPKIDFHLQDCIGRTWQCGTIQLDMQLPQRFDLTYIGKDGEKHRPVMIHRVAFGSIERFIGILIEHYAGKFPLWLAPVQVKVLPISDKYMEYANKVKDVLFEKGIRVEVDHRAEKIGYKIREAQLEKIPYMLVLGEKEMNDNTIAVRSRDGGDLGAMNLDEFIEKVEKEVKEKENNL from the coding sequence ATGATTAAAGTAACTTTAAAAGATGGAAAAGTTTTAGAAGTAGAAAAAGGATCAAAAGTTAGTGAGATAGCTTGTAAGATAAGCTCATCTCTTAGAAAAAAGGCTCTTGGAGCTATGATAAATGGGGAAAGAGTAGAACTTATGACAGAAGTTAATGAAGATTGTGATTTATCAATATTAACTTTTGAAGATGCAGATGGAAAATGGATTTTAAGACATACAGGATCACATATACTTGCTCAAGCTGTTAAAAGATTATATCCAGATGTAAAGCTTGCTATAGGACCTGCTATAGACAGTGGATTCTATTATGACTTTGATGCAGATTTTTCTTTTACTCCAGAAATACTTGAAAAAATAGAAAAAGAAATGGAAAAGATAGTAAAAGAAAATCTTCAATTAGAAAGATTTGAGCTTCCAAGAGAAGAAGCTATTAAGTTTATGAAAGAAAAAGGAGAAGATTATAAAGTAGAACTTATAGAAGATCTTCCAGAGGATGCAGTAATATCTTTTTACAGACAAGGAGACTTTGTTGACCTTTGTGCAGGACCTCATGTTCCATCAACAAAAGATGTAAAAACAATTAAACTTCTTTCAGTTGCAGGTGCGTATTGGAGAGGTGATGAAAAAAATAAAATGCTTCAAAGAATATATGGAACAGCGTTTACAAAGAAAAGTGAACTTGAAGAATATATTCATATGTTAGAAGAAGCTAAAAAGAGAGACCATAGAAAACTAGGAAAAGAATTGGGGTTATTTGTAATACCAGATGAAGGTCCAGGATTCCCATTATTCTTACCAAAAGGTGTTGAACTTAAAAATAAACTTTTAGAATATTGGAGAGATGTTCATAGAAAAGCTGGTTATGTAGAAATAGAAACTCCTATCATATTAAATAGAAAGCTTTGGGAAACATCAGGACATTGGTATCATTATAAAGAAAACATGTATACTCTTTTAATAGATGAAGAAGATTATGCTATAAAACCTATGAACTGTCCAGGTGGAATGCTTGCTTATAGAACTCAAATTCACTCTTATAGAGATTTCCCAATGCGTGTTGCAGAACTAGGAAGAGTTCACAGACACGAATTATCAGGAGCATTGCACGGACTTATGAGAGTTAGAGCATTCACTCAAGATGATGCACATATATTTATGCTTCCTGAACAAATTAAGGAAGAAATAATGGGAGTTGCAAAACTTATAGATGAAGTTTACAAAACTTTTGGATTTAAATATCATGTTGAACTATCCACAAGACCAGAAGACTCTATGGGAACTGATGAAGAATGGGCAATTGCTGAAAATGGTTTAAAAGAAGCTTTAGAAGAGATAGGACTTGAATATATAGTAAATGAAGGAGACGGAGCTTTCTATGGGCCAAAAATAGATTTCCATTTACAAGATTGCATAGGAAGAACTTGGCAATGTGGTACTATCCAATTAGATATGCAATTACCTCAAAGATTTGATTTAACTTATATAGGAAAAGATGGAGAAAAGCACAGACCAGTTATGATTCACAGAGTTGCTTTTGGTAGTATAGAAAGATTTATTGGTATTCTTATAGAACACTATGCAGGTAAATTTCCACTATGGCTTGCTCCAGTTCAAGTTAAAGTTCTTCCAATTTCAGATAAATATATGGAATATGCTAATAAAGTAAAAGATGTTTTATTTGAAAAGGGAATAAGAGTTGAAGTTGATCATAGAGCAGAGAAAATAGGATATAAGATAAGAGAAGCTCAACTTGAAAAAATACCATATATGCTTGTACTTGGTGAAAAAGAAATGAATGATAATACTATAGCTGTAAGAAGTAGAGATGGTGGAGACCTTGGAGCTATGAATTTAGATGAATTCATTGAAAAGGTTGAAAAAGAAGTAAAAGAAAAAGAAAATAATTTATAA
- a CDS encoding ABC-2 transporter permease, translating to MINLIKKDLALNVNKRTLLVFILYFFIIVITSESYLPSNNKYIIIISTMAYFIAAASFSFDDRLKGDYIMNSLPIKRKDIVLAKYISIILYTLGALASAGILGGLISYIGIFENLDYINLNVVSKSMIAIFLMCSLNFPLYFTKGYRIGKMISLAIYFGFFAIANSLYGEVSTELIGKLKSIFNSSSIFLNGIIFVIMICLFILSIFVSISIYEKKEL from the coding sequence ATGATTAATTTAATAAAAAAAGATTTAGCTTTAAATGTTAATAAGAGAACTTTATTGGTATTCATTTTATACTTTTTTATAATAGTAATAACTTCAGAAAGTTATCTTCCTTCAAATAATAAATATATAATAATAATATCTACTATGGCTTATTTTATAGCAGCAGCTTCATTTTCTTTTGATGATAGGCTTAAAGGGGATTATATTATGAATTCTCTTCCTATAAAAAGGAAGGATATAGTTTTGGCAAAGTATATATCAATAATTTTATACACTTTAGGAGCTCTTGCTTCTGCTGGAATCCTAGGAGGATTAATATCTTATATTGGTATTTTTGAAAATTTAGATTATATTAATCTTAATGTAGTAAGTAAATCTATGATAGCTATATTTTTAATGTGTTCACTGAATTTCCCCTTGTATTTTACAAAAGGGTATAGAATAGGTAAGATGATTTCTCTTGCAATTTATTTTGGATTCTTCGCTATAGCTAATTCATTATACGGTGAAGTAAGTACAGAATTAATTGGGAAATTAAAAAGTATCTTTAATAGCAGTTCCATATTTTTAAATGGAATAATATTTGTTATTATGATTTGTTTATTTATACTTTCAATTTTTGTTTCTATAAGTATTTATGAAAAAAAGGAATTGTAA
- a CDS encoding DUF6873 family GME fold protein, with protein MKKLIIDYRASDEEKLSILNLGYKYIECPHCSQVYEAICGHPDILLHIVDNKNILIHKDIQSEFVETLKNSGINVIYSSNSLDSSYPLDITLNAVNTSNFFMHYLKYTDSNLLQRIKDKKKLINVKQGYTKCSTAIVSPSAFITSDKCIAQALHNENMDVLLLPPGDIALPGLNYGFIGGCCGLIEDNILAFFGDLQYYAYGNEVLAFLKKNKVEPYFLKKGKLTDRGSLFVI; from the coding sequence TTGAAAAAATTAATTATTGATTATAGAGCATCAGATGAAGAAAAATTATCAATTTTAAATTTAGGATATAAATATATTGAATGTCCTCATTGTTCCCAAGTGTATGAAGCCATATGTGGTCACCCAGATATACTCTTACATATTGTTGACAATAAAAATATATTGATTCATAAAGATATACAATCAGAATTTGTTGAAACTTTAAAGAATAGTGGTATTAACGTAATATATTCTTCAAATTCCTTAGATTCCTCCTATCCACTAGACATTACTCTTAACGCAGTTAATACCTCAAACTTTTTTATGCATTATTTGAAATACACAGATTCAAATTTACTCCAACGCATTAAAGATAAAAAAAAATTAATTAACGTTAAACAGGGATATACAAAATGTTCCACAGCAATAGTGTCTCCCTCTGCCTTTATAACAAGTGATAAATGTATAGCTCAAGCTCTTCATAATGAAAATATGGATGTGCTGTTGCTTCCTCCTGGTGATATAGCACTACCTGGTCTCAATTATGGATTTATAGGAGGATGTTGTGGATTAATCGAAGATAATATTCTAGCTTTTTTTGGAGATCTTCAGTATTATGCTTATGGAAACGAAGTACTTGCTTTTTTGAAGAAAAATAAGGTTGAACCTTATTTTTTAAAGAAAGGAAAACTTACAGATAGAGGAAGCTTGTTTGTAATATAA
- a CDS encoding TrkH family potassium uptake protein encodes MNYEVLKLQSKNKRKLSPVQILAIGFAIVILIGAILLSLPIASKSGVSTPFIDCIFTSTSAVCVTGLTTLNTAEYWTYFGKTVIICLIQIGGLGFMSFATLLALILGKRITLKERLVMQEAMNSFSLQGLVKLAKYVLIFTFSVEGAGALLMSTKFIPEHGFLKGVYFSVFHSVSAFCNAGFDLTGNSLVPYFNNSVIVLTIAALITIGGLGFSVWAEIYNYKGLKKLSLHAKLVISATIILIVVGWILMFLFEVNNPATIKGFSIKDKLLSSLFASVTPRTAGFNSISTTDMTPAGKGLTILLMFIGGSPGSTAGGIKTATAGLLLMTVISVIKGREDTEIFKRTLSKEIVYRAFVITTIAFGVVVTGSMILSVTEPGASLEHIIYETTSAFATVGLTLGFTPKLSFIGKIVIALTMYIGRVGPLTLVLALANKKKGSSIKYPEGKILVG; translated from the coding sequence ATGAATTATGAGGTGTTGAAATTGCAAAGTAAAAATAAACGAAAATTATCACCTGTTCAAATATTAGCCATAGGATTTGCAATTGTTATTTTAATTGGAGCCATTTTATTAAGTCTTCCAATAGCTTCCAAATCTGGTGTTAGTACCCCGTTTATAGATTGTATATTTACATCGACTTCTGCAGTATGTGTTACTGGGCTTACTACCTTAAACACTGCTGAGTATTGGACTTATTTTGGCAAAACAGTTATAATATGTTTAATTCAAATAGGCGGACTTGGATTTATGTCTTTTGCTACTTTACTTGCTCTTATTTTAGGTAAGAGGATAACTCTAAAAGAAAGACTTGTAATGCAGGAGGCAATGAATTCATTTTCACTTCAAGGACTTGTAAAGTTGGCTAAATATGTATTAATATTTACTTTTTCTGTAGAAGGTGCAGGGGCACTATTAATGTCTACAAAGTTTATTCCAGAGCATGGATTTTTAAAAGGAGTATATTTTAGTGTATTTCACTCTGTTTCTGCATTTTGTAATGCAGGATTTGACCTTACTGGAAACAGCTTAGTACCTTATTTTAATAATTCCGTTATCGTACTTACTATCGCTGCACTTATAACTATAGGAGGGCTAGGTTTTTCAGTTTGGGCAGAAATATATAATTATAAAGGTTTAAAGAAACTTTCACTTCATGCTAAACTTGTAATATCAGCAACTATTATTTTAATTGTAGTTGGATGGATTTTAATGTTTTTATTTGAGGTGAATAATCCTGCTACCATAAAAGGCTTTTCTATAAAGGATAAGCTTTTATCATCCTTATTTGCATCTGTTACTCCAAGGACAGCTGGGTTTAACTCTATATCAACAACAGATATGACTCCAGCAGGCAAGGGATTAACTATACTTCTAATGTTTATAGGAGGATCCCCAGGTTCTACTGCAGGAGGAATCAAAACGGCTACTGCAGGGTTACTTTTAATGACTGTTATTTCTGTAATAAAAGGAAGAGAAGATACAGAAATCTTTAAGAGAACTTTAAGTAAAGAGATAGTATATAGAGCATTTGTAATAACTACAATAGCTTTTGGAGTTGTAGTAACTGGTTCTATGATATTATCTGTTACTGAACCAGGAGCTTCACTAGAACATATAATATATGAGACTACTTCAGCTTTTGCAACAGTAGGTCTTACTTTGGGATTCACACCTAAGTTAAGTTTTATTGGTAAAATAGTAATAGCTTTAACCATGTATATAGGAAGAGTTGGACCTTTAACATTGGTTCTAGCATTAGCAAATAAAAAGAAAGGAAGTTCAATAAAATATCCAGAAGGCAAAATATTAGTTGGTTAG
- the ytxC gene encoding putative sporulation protein YtxC yields the protein MLLHTIVYKDNEDRIIDELNKVIEFFEAKDVSLGRAEYINNGIHFIKIFCDDSDFNEKLVNKFSFYLANILYKIVVEEYCCEEIQNFLNETYFFLKYDDMKEIANTSYRILNDEDRELDEDKIYCLNKKNDIIEKIQECIKENNEINIEGFITFRMKKLTEDLESIVNKVAEKHMVEKEYDEFIKLLKYFVEVQESKIEEVNIIIKENGEYIITDKKNKDIMKEMLTDIMDSKYTENVSTEDLIISGLITYSPKNIVIHHVDNCTNKEIIDTIRKVFEDRVKFCDECSKCAKIKSPLKV from the coding sequence ATGCTATTACATACTATTGTTTATAAAGATAATGAAGATAGGATAATAGATGAACTCAATAAAGTTATAGAATTTTTTGAAGCAAAAGATGTTTCGTTAGGCAGAGCTGAGTATATAAATAATGGTATTCATTTTATAAAAATATTTTGTGATGATAGTGACTTCAATGAAAAGTTAGTAAATAAATTTAGTTTTTATTTGGCTAATATACTATATAAAATAGTTGTTGAAGAATATTGTTGTGAGGAAATACAAAATTTTTTAAATGAAACATACTTTTTCTTAAAATATGATGATATGAAAGAAATAGCAAATACAAGTTATAGAATTTTAAATGATGAAGATAGAGAATTAGATGAGGATAAAATATATTGTTTAAATAAAAAAAATGACATTATCGAAAAAATACAAGAATGTATAAAAGAGAACAATGAAATAAACATAGAGGGATTTATTACTTTTAGAATGAAAAAACTAACAGAAGATTTGGAAAGTATAGTTAATAAAGTAGCTGAAAAACATATGGTAGAAAAAGAATATGATGAATTTATAAAACTTCTCAAATATTTTGTTGAAGTTCAAGAAAGCAAGATAGAAGAAGTTAATATAATTATTAAAGAAAACGGAGAGTATATAATAACAGATAAGAAAAATAAGGATATAATGAAAGAAATGCTTACAGATATAATGGATTCAAAGTATACAGAAAATGTAAGCACTGAAGATTTAATAATTAGTGGACTTATAACTTATTCTCCTAAGAATATAGTGATTCATCATGTAGATAATTGCACTAATAAAGAGATTATAGACACTATACGAAAGGTTTTTGAGGACAGAGTTAAATTTTGTGACGAATGTTCTAAATGTGCTAAAATAAAATCTCCTTTAAAAGTATAA
- a CDS encoding ABC transporter ATP-binding protein — MENILEVKKLRKEYGDFTLNDISFNLERGYIMGFIGPNGAGKSTTIKLIMNLIRRDGGDIKIFGVDNVKNEIEVKNKIGFVYDENYYYEELSIETMKNIVAPFYSKWDEKAFKGYIKEFNLDPKKRIKELSKGMKMKFALAVALSHNAELIIMDEPTSGLDPVFRSEILEILSSLIQDEKKSVFFSTHITTDLEKIADYITFINKGNIVFSKSKDEIMESYGLVKGGLDILNSSTRKEFVSVKENSFGFEALTDNVEKIKRLFKNEVLIEKPSLEEIMVYSVKNS; from the coding sequence ATGGAAAATATATTAGAAGTAAAAAAATTAAGAAAAGAGTATGGAGATTTTACTTTAAATGATATAAGTTTCAATCTTGAAAGAGGCTATATTATGGGATTTATAGGGCCTAATGGGGCAGGAAAAAGTACAACTATAAAGCTTATTATGAATTTGATACGTAGAGATGGCGGGGATATAAAAATATTTGGAGTTGACAATGTCAAAAATGAAATAGAAGTTAAGAATAAAATTGGGTTTGTATATGATGAAAATTACTATTATGAAGAATTAAGTATAGAAACAATGAAAAATATAGTTGCACCTTTTTATTCTAAGTGGGATGAAAAAGCTTTTAAGGGGTATATTAAAGAATTCAATCTAGATCCTAAAAAGAGAATAAAAGAGCTCTCAAAGGGTATGAAGATGAAGTTCGCTCTTGCAGTAGCATTATCTCATAATGCTGAACTTATAATAATGGATGAGCCTACATCAGGTCTTGATCCTGTATTTAGAAGTGAAATTTTAGAGATACTTTCATCACTTATTCAAGATGAAAAAAAGAGCGTTTTCTTTTCCACTCATATAACTACAGATCTTGAAAAAATAGCGGATTATATAACTTTTATAAATAAAGGAAATATAGTTTTTTCAAAATCAAAGGATGAAATTATGGAAAGCTATGGTTTGGTAAAAGGAGGGCTAGATATATTAAATAGTTCTACTAGAAAAGAGTTTGTAAGTGTAAAAGAAAATTCTTTTGGATTTGAAGCTCTTACAGACAATGTGGAAAAAATTAAAAGATTATTTAAGAATGAAGTTTTAATTGAAAAACCTTCTTTAGAAGAGATTATGGTATATAGTGTGAAGAATAGCTAA
- the gltX gene encoding glutamate--tRNA ligase: MAMREVRTRFAPSPTGYMHIGNLRTALYTYLIAKHEGGKFILRIEDTDQERYVEGAVDVIYRTLKMTGLTHDEGPDIGGPVGPYIQSERKGMYLDYAKELVEKGEAYYVFNDKEDTVAKICEDEKKPYKFDAKYHTLSKEEVEEKLASGVEYVIRQKNPSEGETVFEDEIYGTISVENAELEDMILIKSDGLPTYNFANVIDDHLMGITHVVRGNEYLSSAPKYNRLYDALGWPVPTYVHCPPIMKDAHNKLSKRNGDASFEDLLAKGYLKEAVVNFIALLGWSSGTEQEIFSLEELIEKFDYRHINKSPAIFDDVKLKWMNGEYIKKLPQEEFHKMAMPYYEEVFSKKNMELLKLDKISELLQTRVEVLNEVPGFIDFFEALPEYDIDLYTHKKMKTNSENSLVTLERALPVLEGLQEWTFDSIHDATFALIKEMEVKNGIVLWPIRTALSGKSFSPGGAFELAEILGKEESLRRIRVGIEKLSQ, from the coding sequence ATGGCGATGAGAGAAGTTAGAACAAGATTTGCACCTAGCCCAACAGGTTATATGCATATAGGTAATTTAAGAACTGCTCTTTATACTTATTTAATTGCTAAGCATGAGGGTGGAAAATTCATATTAAGAATAGAAGATACGGATCAGGAAAGATATGTAGAAGGTGCTGTTGATGTTATTTACAGAACTTTAAAGATGACTGGGTTAACACACGATGAAGGCCCAGATATAGGAGGACCAGTAGGACCTTACATTCAAAGTGAAAGAAAAGGAATGTACCTTGACTATGCTAAAGAGTTAGTAGAAAAAGGTGAGGCTTATTATGTATTTAATGATAAAGAAGATACAGTAGCTAAAATTTGTGAAGATGAAAAAAAACCATATAAATTTGATGCAAAATATCATACTTTATCTAAAGAAGAAGTAGAAGAAAAATTAGCGTCTGGTGTTGAATATGTTATAAGACAAAAGAACCCAAGTGAAGGTGAAACTGTATTTGAAGATGAAATATATGGAACAATATCTGTTGAAAATGCAGAATTAGAAGATATGATTCTAATAAAATCTGATGGTCTTCCAACATATAACTTTGCAAATGTTATTGATGATCACTTAATGGGAATTACACATGTAGTTCGTGGTAATGAATATTTATCTTCAGCTCCAAAATATAATAGATTATACGATGCTTTGGGATGGCCTGTACCAACATATGTTCATTGCCCTCCAATAATGAAAGATGCTCACAATAAGTTAAGTAAGAGAAATGGAGATGCATCTTTTGAGGATTTATTAGCTAAAGGATACTTAAAAGAAGCAGTAGTAAACTTTATAGCATTACTTGGATGGAGTTCTGGAACAGAGCAAGAAATATTTTCTCTTGAAGAGTTAATAGAAAAATTTGATTACAGACATATAAACAAATCTCCCGCTATTTTTGATGATGTTAAACTTAAATGGATGAATGGAGAATACATAAAGAAACTTCCACAAGAAGAGTTCCACAAAATGGCTATGCCTTATTATGAAGAAGTTTTTTCTAAGAAAAATATGGAACTTTTAAAATTAGATAAAATAAGTGAATTATTACAAACAAGAGTCGAAGTTTTAAATGAAGTTCCTGGATTTATAGATTTCTTTGAAGCATTACCTGAGTATGATATAGATTTATATACTCATAAGAAGATGAAAACTAATTCTGAAAATTCATTAGTTACATTAGAAAGAGCTCTTCCAGTTTTAGAAGGGTTACAAGAATGGACTTTTGATTCTATTCATGATGCTACATTTGCGTTAATAAAAGAAATGGAAGTTAAAAATGGAATTGTTTTATGGCCTATAAGAACAGCTTTATCAGGAAAAAGTTTTTCGCCAGGAGGAGCTTTTGAACTTGCTGAAATTTTAGGTAAGGAAGAAAGTTTAAGAAGAATAAGGGTTGGAATTGAAAAATTATCACAATAG
- the rplT gene encoding 50S ribosomal protein L20, with protein MARVKRAVHARKKHKKVLKLAKGYYGRRSKTFRAANETVNRALRFAYVGRKLKKRDFRRLWIARINAATRMSGLSYSKFMNGMKLAGINMNRKMLSEIAINDPKAFADLVEVAKKQLNA; from the coding sequence ATGGCAAGAGTAAAAAGAGCAGTACACGCTCGTAAAAAACATAAAAAGGTTTTAAAACTTGCAAAAGGTTATTATGGAAGAAGAAGCAAAACTTTTAGAGCTGCTAATGAAACAGTAAACAGAGCTTTAAGATTTGCTTATGTTGGTAGAAAATTAAAGAAAAGAGATTTCAGAAGACTTTGGATTGCTAGAATAAATGCAGCAACAAGAATGAGCGGTCTTTCTTATTCGAAATTTATGAATGGAATGAAGCTTGCTGGAATAAATATGAATAGAAAAATGCTTTCAGAAATCGCTATAAATGATCCTAAAGCATTTGCAGATTTAGTAGAAGTAGCAAAAAAACAATTAAATGCTTAA
- a CDS encoding GntR family transcriptional regulator has protein sequence MKIIISNSSGEPIYEQIKNSIKSQIIDGTLEESEALPSIRSLAKELQISVITTKRAYSELEAEGFIETVAGKGSFVASQNKEFLMEQKLKIIEDKLLEVVNESKMINLSFSEVVEMLKILFEETN, from the coding sequence ATGAAAATAATAATTTCAAATTCTTCAGGAGAGCCAATTTATGAGCAGATAAAGAACAGTATAAAATCTCAAATTATAGATGGTACTCTTGAAGAAAGTGAAGCGCTTCCATCTATAAGAAGTTTAGCAAAAGAGTTGCAAATAAGTGTAATTACTACAAAACGAGCTTACTCGGAGCTTGAAGCAGAGGGATTCATAGAAACAGTTGCTGGTAAGGGGTCTTTTGTAGCATCTCAAAATAAGGAGTTTTTAATGGAACAAAAGCTTAAGATAATAGAGGATAAGCTTTTGGAAGTTGTAAATGAAAGTAAAATGATAAATCTTAGTTTTAGTGAGGTTGTAGAAATGCTTAAGATACTCTTTGAAGAAACCAATTAG